The Papaver somniferum cultivar HN1 chromosome 6, ASM357369v1, whole genome shotgun sequence genome segment tcccctttctgctataaacctgatgcacctcatacaaggatcggttcccctttgtgatgtgctgcacctcttactaggatcggttccccttttcccagttttggtcatacataaaatcacaaacccgatcataccatctcaggtgattacttaagatcggtttcaccaataaaagtcataccaatacataagtcaggcctttgtgaatagttttaccaagaacacaaagaagtcatgaacggttctactaaatcacacatattggatgttcacaatatatgcaatgaataacaatcccaataacgcctgacgatttccttttcgattcacaaacaagtttatgaacttacttcattagaacacatgtaaacattgttccctaggatgaaatcctcacccatacccatacataatcacaatagcattcaaatgattatggcgatgtcttatttacaaagtttaatggttaagaaataaacctcgtattgtattccttaatactatgtatatctagagttcaaatatgcttcgcagttttgttttcaatatgcacgacttgaaagatacgttagggaatgaaacggctcaagtcaaatatcactaacctcaagtggaaggatgttttttgtcgttgtagctccttgcttcttcacatcttcaagtcttcgcaatacttgtaatatctcatatcctaatactttcaagctaacctatacgaagttgactctagtacataatcaagcgactcttaacatgagttttgattcactaaaatatgacaaccaaacttgacataccaacgtttggtgggttcaaccgagctatgctcaaaCAAAGACGATAAAGTAAAAGGTATAATGTGATTCAAGGGGATTGATCATTGTTCAAAGCTTTCTGTCCAATTCCTTGTTACTTGTCGGTGGAACTTTTAGAGGAATTGAACAAAGCCCCCTATGtcatttaatttttattaagCTTTATGTCTAGTTGAAAGAAGGAAAATGGGTCTAATGTCATTTTAGTACAATGTTAAAGTTATTGACTGTTGATACCAGTGATTTGGTTGGAAATTTAGCAACACCAAAGTTGGTTCAGCAATGGGACATTCCAACAATTTCCAACAATTTTTAGGTGAAAATCAGAAAGTTACCAGGCATAAGTAGTCATCTTTAAACATACTATCTAGTATTTATCACTATATAATCTCTACTTGAATGCTGGTAAGAACCTGAAAATAGCAAAATTTCAGCCCAAATAAATGATTGGAGACTTGGCTTAATTTCTAAAAATAACGGTCACATAAAAGCAACGAAAAAACAACGGTGGACGTAAGGTTTCCTTATTTGGGAAAAGTCTTTTTAACCATACTAATAGAGTTATGGTTGTGTAATGTAACGTAACCGATGTCATTATAGTATAGTGTTAAAGTCACTGGGTGATTGTATCAGTGACTTGAATACAAAACTCGTCAGCACCAAAAATTTTATCGATAAGAAAAGATAAACACACCATCTTCTTTCCCAATaagaaaaagtaaaataaaatagtatTTTACCAAAAATTACTCGGACCTTCTAATTATTAGACACTTGAGCACCACAATAATCTAAACACGAGTTATGCAGAATTTATCAGGTCCACTTCCCTCCAATCCTCATCCCACTTTGCCGGTTGAAATACTAATATACTGCTGGGGGTGTATATGGCTCGGTTCAGTttggtttttgctcaaaccaaaatcaaaaccatTATTCCCGGTTTTTAATTTTGCAAACCAAAACCGTGTCATTAATTAATGGTTTCGGATTTTAGTTTTCCATTGGGTTCCGATTTTACCATTCAGTTACCATTATTTTGTCAGTTTCATGTAACTGACAGTTAAaaaggaaaatacataaaaacaaatGAAAGATTAAAGTAtagttacaaaaagaaaaatccaAATGATAATGCTATTAAAATTAATTATTGAATTTTAAAGTTCAATCCACGAATAAAATTAAGTGTAATTAATCTAAGGTAGATCTAATGGTTGATATTAATTACGTTAAAACTAACCGAGTTTACCATTGGCAttcgatttggtttttatactAAACCAAAACTGCAACCGTTACTCttgatttttatctttttttgaaCCAGCACCAACTATTAGTAAATGGCTCGGTTCAGTTTTTTCCTAATcagtttggttcggttttagcgGATAACCTTTACCATGTACATCCCTAGATACGGCAGAGGTTTGTATGGCGAAGTCAATCCAATTTATTTTCTTCGATCTATGAATTTCTCTTTCCTATGAAATTCATTATGCtcataataaaaaataacaatTATAGTGCTAGGCCTTGAGGCATGTCCAGGAGTGTTGCACTTCAACTATCAGAACTCTGAAGAGGTATCAGAGGCGGGCATTTGGTCTAGTGGTATGATTCTCGCTTTGGGTGCGAGAGGTCCCGAGTTCGATTCTCGGAATGCCCCGAATCCTCCtttctttatttgttcattttgcacGAGAGCCGATACAAATACGATAATTAGTATCAATTCCACTATATTGACACCATGGGCGTTTGGTCTAGTGGTATGATTCTCGCTTCGGGTGCGAGAGGTCCCGAGTTCGATTCCCGGAACGCCCCATCATCCCTTTTGCAACTTTTAATGGTCCAAGTGTTCAACGTTGATCGATCATCCATCAGACTCGAGCTACAGGTAAAGTTTGTGTTCCCTGATCAACTTGTTCTTAAACTCGCCATCGAATTCTCTTGAATTTCATTCACGTGGCACTTTAAGGATTCTGGAACTACATTTTTTTAGTTGATATTCAACCGATAGGCCACCCTAAATGTCAAAACCGAGTTTTAAATTTCTAATTGATCATACGCTGTGAGCTACGTGGAACTTCTTAGGCCTTGCCTACAACTTAATTTTGGGATACCGTTCTGGTAGTGTGTTGTGGTCAAGAGTTTGTACGATCAATGTACTTCCAACTCCAGGCAATCAATTTCAAACTTCTTCTAGAAGGACAAAGACTGATTAGTGGTTTGATCTAATAATAATAACTCCCAACATCACTATCATCATCCTAGTCCTCTTAGACATGTATCTTTCGGAAGATTCTATTTCAGATAGTGTTTGTAGATATAGGAGCAGTTATGAGGTGATGACATGGCTTCTAGAACAATCTTGATCCTTGAAGTCCATTTTCTGTCTTGAAGTCCATTATGGATAACAGCCATTCTTTCTGTTTTGATAGATTCTTTTGCTCAAGGATGATTAATAGGTGTGTACCATAAATTCAGGCAATAACCAAGAAAGCTCCGTTTATGGATAGCAGCACTGAGCTGGCAAAAAGAATTGTGATGCACACTCGACTTAATTTGTTTGCCTCCACAATGTCTCCCGTTTCATTAGTTCTCTAAAAAGACATTTTAGGTGGTTTCACGAATTTTTAAATTTGGATTTTAAGGGATAAGCCTTCAATCTCCATCGAATGACACCATTGATGCATGACTGGTGacccaatcaaaaaaaaaaattcaggggAAAATTTAACAGGAAAATTTATAGTACAAACACTAGATAACTAATCCTCACAAGTCGTAGACAAACATGGTGACGTCACTTCATTAACCACACACAAGAAACTCTTATTATATTCTAAACTTCATTCATTATTCAATTTCtcttaataaattaattaatCTACTACCATTTGCTTAACAAAACATCGTTACATGATCCAATGAAGAATCTTAGCGTGATAATATCGGTACGGTCCACTAGTTAACCATCCTTGTTACACAAGATACCTCTCTAATTAGTACTATATGGTTAACTAACATTCTATAACTTAATCTAATTCAGTCAAAACTTCATTTCCCAAGCTAACACTAATTTAATTGTAGTTGGTACTAATTCTTCTTCATCAAGCAATTAACAAGTCAACCTTCAGCATCATCACATGTATTATTTATAGAAACTTCCACGAATGACAGTTATGAATTCAAACCattgaatcatcacttgaatCTCCCTTGGATCTAGTCTTCTATATATATTCTCTCCTTTTCATTCTAAATCTCTTAAAGTTagaatcacaaaaaaaaataaaaataaaatacaaaagttaGAAAAATGTTGAGTCACTTCATCTGTGGAAATTTTCATGATCaagaagataatgaagaagagtaCTATCCATGGAGCAATACTTCGTCACCAAACAGATCACCTTCACCAACAGCAACACCAAAGagatcatcctcatcatcaccgAAAAGAAGTAAGATGAGTAGTTTCTGTAATAGGAGGCAGAAAAACAAGAACCCGTATTCATCTCGGGGGATAGATAAATTTACTTCGCTTTTAGCTGATCTTGAAGATGAAAGAATAAAGATTTTGGATCGAATCGCTACTACAACTACACAAGATATCCCTTTAATACGTTTCGCGTATTCAAATTCGAAACGTAATTTGGTTCCAATTGTTACCAGGTTACAAAATCAACAGCAGAAGAAACAACCCAAGTTACATATCGATGGTAATGACAAAATTGTTGAGATGACAGAACCATTAATTAGCAGAAAACTGGAAGTCGGATTATCTGTCCCGAAGAGGGAAATGCAAAGAATGGCATCACCATTATCGTCACCAGAGGCAGTGAAGAAGATACAGAAGAAAAGTTTGCTAGACAAAAGTAAAAGTCATATATGCAAGTACTACTTCGGAATTGTCATAGTGTTGATTCTATTATGCTTGGCGATTTACGGGAGATCGTTTGCAATAATCTGTATGTCAGTTTGTTGGTATGTGATGCCTATTGTTCACAAAAACTTGAATTCaagaacaatgaagaagaagaataattacACCGATGAGGAGAAGAAAATGGGTATTGATGGATTTCCTTATTCATTCAAGACTAAGAACATGTTGAGAAGTGCAACTATGGATATAATTAATCTTCAATGTTCTTAACTTGATCAAATTCAAGATCACCAATTTTATTCTacttttcttgttattttttttcttttcctgttTGGGTTACAGCAGGTTTGAATTTTCTAAGTTTTGACATGTTCATTGTTCATGAATGTAAATAGAAGTCAAATGTACATTAAGAAGGAAAATGTTCTTATTACCACTTGAATGAAATGCAGTGCTTCCAGCCAGAAAATATTGTTACAGTCACGTATTATCTCCGTCTGCAAAAGTGATGATAGTCTAGAACGAAAAAGTAATAGTAATTTTTTGCCAGAAACAAAATGAGCTTAATTATAAAACCTTACAAAATAAATATAGATTCAACTTCTTACGAATTTCGATATCATCGTTAGAAAGACAAGGCATATGTCATTGCAAAAAGTCTAAAGTCATGAGTGCTTATCACATTAATCGGTATACTATATTCTCACACTAAATCTAAAATTAGCGGAGAACTTGTGATTTGTTTTATATTTTACTCCATTATCAGAATCAAATCTTACATTAACCTGTTTTATATAAAAATATGAAGTAGTAGTTGATACACATGATCTTTTCAAGAAATTTCAGTTCCAACTTGAGCTGCCGGGAGGGAAGTATGGATGAGGAATCATGCAATATACGAGATTCGAACATAGTCTTGTTCGCAATTTGGGCAATGTCCTATATACTTAAATCTAATTAAGTATTCCGTTGCATAACTCAGCTTTATACTTTAGGTGCATCACTTGCATTCTTTTGACCTGACCAATTGACAACAACGTCGCATTTAGCAACGCACTGTTGCATATGTATTGTTCAATCCTTGGCCAATGCTTGGGACAATGCCTAAGGCATTCCATGACTTGCAGTTGCATGTCATCTTTTATTTCTTCCTAGAGTTGGGTTCTTTTTTAACTGCTAACTTTAGTGCTGGCTTTGCAGAGTTACGCTACACTCGTCTTGAACGGTTTGGATATGTCAAAACTGTGGCGGTTAGGGAACTGCCTATGGATAGATGGTTGTTCATAGGTCGTGCAAATGAGTTGCACACGGATTGGCCTGGTCCTTATCATTATAAATAGGCCAGAGAACCTTTACAAGTGTAAGTCTTCATGCGTAGGAAAACCATAGTGCAGTAGAGAGTTATTTATAATAATTTTTGTAAGGGAAAAATCTTATTATCCGTGAAGCAATCCAAAACTAAATGAGTTATTTATAATAATTTTTGGCTACTGATTTAACTGAGGATGGAAGACAATGGGACTTTGGCAATGGGAAAGGCTTTACAGTGGCAAACGCTTATGCTTCTCTAGAAATAGATGATTTTTTGTGCTTTCTTGATAAGCAGTTGTGGAATCCAAAAGTACCTATGAAGGTTTCTTTTCTAGTTTGGACTTTATGCTACAATGGATCTCCAATTTTAGATGGATTATTTAGTGCAGGGCTGGTGCACAATGATAACTGCCTTCTTTGCAGTCAGCAGTCAGAGACCAATCCTCATCTATTCTTGCATTGAAACTTAACTTTTGAGAGCTGGTCTTATTTCTTGGATAGTTTTGGCATTAGATGAGTCTTTTCCAGTGATGTCAAAAGAACATTTTGGGAGTGGAAGAACAAGAAAAACAATAATAGGCTTAAATGACTTTGGAGATACTTACCGTTTGCAATCTGGTGGAGTATTTGGAATAAGAGGAATAATAGACTCTATAATAATGTCTCTAAATTTGTTAAGCAGATTATTGTAGGACTATCAACACTatatcttttttaggtttttctttGTCTACTCTCATTTGTAATTGGGATGTTGTAACTCACACATCCTTGTAACTTTTTTGAGTTTCTTTTCACCACTTTGGTAATTTGATTCTTTTATAAAATTTGCCCTTCTTttgtcaaaaaataaataaataaattaatataaataaataaatcttcaAATGATAAAATTCGTAGGTAAAGATAAAGGAATGCTACCATTTAAGATTATTAGGCCTTGCCTCCACAACTTTAACGGTTTGAATTTATGAAACTTTGGGATTCTGTTTGGTAGTGTTTTATGGTCAAAGGCATGTGTACGATCAGTGTACTTCCACCTCCAGCCAATCAATTTCAATCTTCTTCTTAATAATTCTTATTTAAACTCAAATTTCAAACTAGATCTGATGCTCGTACAGTATTCCTGACAAAATGTTGCACTAATGACGAAGAGGTAGGCTACTAAAAAAAGGCCTGATTTGGATTTGagtcactttcttcttcttctagacgGTACGGCTAAAAGAAAATTATTGTTTTATCCATTTTGTGTATTACTCCAAGGATGGTTAACCAAGGTACCCCTGTGCCAACAAGAGATTTGTAGGAAAATTTGGAGTAAAGCGCGCAATTTAGATGATAGCCAATAAATCTCCGTATATAAATGACAACATTGAGCCGGCAAAAAAAATTGAGTGCGGTGCACACTTGACTTTACAGATTTTTGCTTCCTTCATGTCTCATTCCATTAGTTCTCTAACTAAAAAGATCTTTCGGATTCTAAACAAACAGTTTTACAAATTTTTTAATAAACATTTCTTTGATCTCCTTCAACGCGTCACCGGTGACCCAATCAAACTGTGTTGTCAAGGGagaaaatctaaaaccacaatcGTTTCTTGATTTCATTAATCAAATCCTATAAACACTTCCTCACCAAGTCGGTGACAAACATGGCGACGTCTCTTCACTAACCACTCGCAACGATGTCTTAATCATGTTATTATATTGTAAGTGTATTCTAAACTTAATTCATTATTCAATTTCTCTTAATTAATTAATCTACCATTTGCGTGACAGAACATCGTCACATGATCCAATGATTAGAATCTTAGACTCATCATTTTTTTTGTGTTCAAATAGAAACCCCTAATATTCACATGGACCAAGCATAAAATTGCATAATCCTTTTGACAATCTACCGAAGTAGTTTACTTCGTAACTAATCTATGCTGAGGCAACTCGATACCTATTGGAACTAGTTTATCACCCGTGCGATGTACGGGCCTGTATCTCGCTTACAAAATATTGGATTAGtattttaaaaattatttcatcaaaaactaacaaaaatttaATAATCTCTGGCCTTCGAAACTAATAGAACATTTATCAAACTAATTGAAAACCATGAATTAAAAAATAATGATTAGAAAGTTGTGAGGTTGGCCGTGCAACTTCAAATTTTTTCATTATAATTTATACCAATTTCACAAATTGATAAAAAGTTATTAaatgttagtttttttttccaaattttaaaatatatattttgggtttcCAGAGTTCATGTTTTCGTTTTTTATTTACCGTGCCTCTCTTGGTGCACCCAATTATTATACGTCGTTATTAAAAACAGAAAATATAAACTTGATCAtcaacttcttttttttctttgcttaCATCTCCATGTTGTCGTATGATTTTGTTGGTATTGTACTATATTCATCAAGTAGGGATTTCTTTGGTGCCTTTCATGGTCTTTTGTCAAGTTATGGTATTTGCAACGGAACAACGTGTTTTGATCACGGGGTTTATATTGCATACTTTTATATTTCTCATTGAAAATATAGATATTGTACCATGAACGGGAAATATGGTTTATGAATTTAGAATTAATTCCAATTTATTTAAATGATATTTTCTTACTGACGTTTTCAGCAAAATCTGTTCACGTATATCAGCAATCTTTAACGGAGGAAGTAAAACATAAAGATATCCTTGGCTATGTTCTTCTATATTCTCTTACTTACATTTTATTTTCTAAGTGAGAAGCAGACCCGTCAGTATCACTAAATAGGCACATCAGCAAGGCACAACATGTGGTACGTGTTAGCACGCGAAGAAAGCACGCCACATCATGCGTAAATActacacaatacatcacatttgatgcatatttcacaaaagaatcattgttttagccaatttttgacattttattttcgttatgctaatttatttctataataatacatgtactaactaaaatatctcataaaaatttattatggaaacataaaataaatgtgcTAGCACAGCACAACAGGGCACTACatgtttatttttctggcacaacacaacacgccATTTATCCCAGCACAGCACGTCTGAATCGCTGGCACAGCCTAGCACAACATGCAGCACCCAAAGCACGTGACTTCGTGGGATGGGATGTGTcgggccggcacgttttacacctctacacaAACATATAAAATCTTGGATCTGAACCAAATTGgattccacaagttctcttgctTCTCGCTGCTCCGATATACACTCTTGCTTGATCCGGAGTTAGAGTTAAGCAGCTCCAACCTTCTACTTGTTTAACTGATTTTCTCGAGGATTTTCCTGTTACATACATGTTATTAtatcaacaaaaatattttttgttcCCACGAAGTGGAAAATATAAAAGCAGGATCGTATTAGGCGATATTCAAGAGATCATAAATATATGCACACCAGTTGAATCTGCATTTTTTGGAGAAAAAAAGTACTCGAACGTTCAATATAATTTGACTTTTCCATCCATCATCCCGTCAAAGAAACATTCCATGCACACAAAACCGAAGTATTTCCAAATACTCTAAAATAAATCTATTgagaaaataatcatgcatctaAATTCGCAAAAAAACATTTCATCCATCCATAGGTTTTTCCAGCTGGTTTTTCCAGATAAAGTAGATTCGCCAAATGAATTATCATCTAATTTACGAAGTTTTCGCATCTCCATATGCTTATTTCTACCTATTCACATGTATATATTATTAACTTAATTTACAAAGTTTCCATCTCCGTTTCCATCTATTTCCCATAACTTAAGTTTCTCATCTCCACACCCTAGTTTCTGTCTCATTCATATCCCATATACGAATATAAAACTTCAGATCAAGCATGAAGGATATTAAAAGGGAGAAACAAATTACTGGCTTTGATCTCATGCACCACGCAAAATAATCCTGGTAATCATCAGCAAGCTACTCTAAGTCCACCCCAAACTTACATGCTTTTTTATGTTGTAATGAAAACCGAGAACAATTAACTTGAAATTTTAAGCTATACTTATCTCGAATCACCATCATTTTCCTAGTATCTCTAGCCAAGTACTCACACATAAGCATAAGCACAACCGACTGCATGTATATGAAGGTATAACCCCAGAATCCGGATCAAATATTCTAGTATCTCTAATCCAGTATCCCAAGTATCCTAATAGTAGAGGTTACATTCAGGAATTTATCTCATGCAAGCTCGACTCAAAAGCGAGCTATCACATATGCCCGGGATGAAGTAAACACCTGAGGCAACTTCATGCAGAGAGAAGTTCGaggataaagaaaacaaaaacaacataaatTTATTGCTAATTACAGGTTTATTCTTAACATTTACATTTTCTAGGAAAGGTAGTTGTTTCTCGTTAAGAAATAAACTAAGTAAAGAGACAAGTGAAGTacatatttttttcctttataaAAGAATATTCAAGAGAAGTCCAATAAGGTTGGATCTGAAGTAACCACTCTTTTTGGTTCCTCGGCatgttaaactttttttttttgttgaagaacACTCCATATGACAATAGTTTGCAGTGAGGTAGTGGTGattagttttaatttcagttttaataAGAATTTGTTACCCCCTCTTAGGTTATTTTTGGGCCGTTGACAACAACCTTCAGACCAGGGACTATAAACGACCAGACTATAAACCGCCGTCTGGAGAGAAAAAAGACAATTATGTTCAAGCAATTTGATCATGAAGGcagtagaatggaaaaagaaaaaaaatgcgaTGCCACAAAATATAGGTGGAAATAAAATATTCAATAGCATTAAATGATGTTATGTTATGCCTTGaccaaggaaacaaaaaaatatgATTACCCAAGTACATCTAGTGATAATAAGTTAAGCATATACTTAGAGCTCAAGTCCATTCACTTTAATGATGGTTTGTTTGGTAATCCAGTAGGATGAGTTGAGCAAGCAGCATAAATGCCCTACAAGAACTCTTGGCATTGTGTAGAAACATCTTCATGAGTATCATATTCCCTGCATAGAAACTGAAAACCAAAAACCCAGATATATGCAACGGATGTGAGTTTTTGTGC includes the following:
- the LOC113288538 gene encoding uncharacterized protein LOC113288538, whose amino-acid sequence is MLSHFICGNFHDQEDNEEEYYPWSNTSSPNRSPSPTATPKRSSSSSPKRSKMSSFCNRRQKNKNPYSSRGIDKFTSLLADLEDERIKILDRIATTTTQDIPLIRFAYSNSKRNLVPIVTRLQNQQQKKQPKLHIDGNDKIVEMTEPLISRKLEVGLSVPKREMQRMASPLSSPEAVKKIQKKSLLDKSKSHICKYYFGIVIVLILLCLAIYGRSFAIICMSVCWYVMPIVHKNLNSRTMKKKNNYTDEEKKMGIDGFPYSFKTKNMLRSATMDIINLQCS